One Bombus fervidus isolate BK054 chromosome 7, iyBomFerv1, whole genome shotgun sequence genomic region harbors:
- the Skpa gene encoding S-phase kinase associated protein 1 SKP1-related A, whose translation MPNIKLQSSDGEVFEVDVDIAKCSVTIKTMLEDLGMDEDEEEVVPLPNVNSAILRKVIQWATYHKDDPPPPEDDENKEKRTDDISSWDADFLKVDQGTLFELILAANYLDIKGLLDVTCKTVANMIKGKTPEEIRKTFNIKNDFSASEEEQVRKENEWCEEK comes from the exons ATGCCTAATATCAAGCTACAGAGCTCCGATGGTGAAGTCTTTGAAGTGGATGTTGATATTGCAAAGTGTTCGGTCACTATAAAGACCATGTTGGAAGACCTTGGAATGGACGAAGACGAGGAAGAAGTGGTACCTCTTCCAAACGTTAACTCAGCTATCCTCAGGAAAGTAATACAATGGGCTACTTATCATAAGGATGATCCACCTCCACCTGAAGATGACGAAAACAAGGAAAAGCGTACTGACGATATAAGTTCTTGGGACGCAGATTTCTTGAAG gtTGATCAAGGAACTCtgtttgaattaattttgGCAGCTAATTACCTTGATATTAAGGGATTGTTAGATGTAACGTGTAAAACTGTTGCTAATATGATAAAGGGCAAAACACCAGAAGAAATTCGAAAGAcattcaatattaaaaatgatttttctgcATCCGAAGAGGAACAAGTTCGTAAAGAAAATGAATGGTGTGAAGAAAAATAG